From the Candidatus Caldatribacterium sp. genome, one window contains:
- a CDS encoding penicillin-binding protein 1A, whose translation MRKKRSRKISLFALSFTLGLAIGGIVFCGASFLFFKDLQGISTQLESFTPSLTTRIYDLNGKLIGEFFTERREYARLEEIPPLLQKAFIASEDQNFYQHPGIDPLGILRAMWQNLLNFRVVEGGSTITQQLSRSRFLDNRRNLERKVKEALLALILERKYTKDEILEAYLNQIYLGHGVYGVKAAARLYFGKELKDLNLAEMAMLAGIARSPSYFSPYVDLAAAQRQKRRVLRRMLECGFITKEEYEEAVATPVVLSGLERRASICPYFLDYLIKELRANGFEDQQIFSGGLKVYTTLDTDIQKIANDALAKSGYQGAILCIDPKNGYIKAMVGGRNYEESKFNRATQAYRQPGSTFKPFIYAAALDSGFTPSTVLVDEPLEFPNGWKPQNYERIFRGPMTLREALEKSVNIIGIKLLQETGIDKVIQYAKRMGIRSPLRRDLSLALGTSEVTLLELTTAYAAFANSGMVPEPMAILRVEDAEGRILYERTPTLRRALSPETAYIMARLLQGVVERGTGRRAAIGRPVGGKTGTTEDFIDAWFVGFTPDLVCGVFLGNDDRKPLGPQKTGGIIAAPIFAQVMKEALKNVPPHDFTQPEGIVEVEVCAKTGLLPSPSCKKLALPFKRGTAPSTLCTSCP comes from the coding sequence ATGAGAAAAAAGAGATCCCGAAAGATATCGCTTTTTGCGCTTTCTTTTACCCTCGGCCTTGCCATAGGAGGCATCGTCTTTTGTGGCGCGTCTTTCCTCTTCTTCAAAGACCTTCAGGGTATTTCAACCCAGCTTGAAAGTTTCACCCCTTCCCTCACCACGCGAATCTACGACCTCAACGGAAAGCTCATCGGGGAATTCTTCACCGAACGGCGAGAATACGCTCGCCTTGAAGAAATCCCTCCTCTCCTCCAGAAAGCCTTCATCGCCAGTGAGGACCAGAACTTTTACCAACACCCCGGCATAGACCCTTTGGGCATCCTTCGAGCGATGTGGCAGAACCTCCTCAATTTCCGGGTGGTAGAGGGGGGAAGCACCATCACCCAGCAACTCTCACGAAGCCGTTTCCTGGACAATCGCAGGAATCTCGAACGCAAAGTTAAAGAAGCCCTTCTTGCCCTTATCCTCGAGCGGAAGTACACCAAGGACGAAATCCTTGAAGCCTACCTCAACCAGATTTACCTTGGACATGGGGTGTACGGTGTCAAAGCAGCAGCTCGGCTCTACTTTGGGAAAGAACTCAAAGACCTGAACCTTGCAGAGATGGCCATGCTTGCAGGCATTGCCCGTTCCCCCTCGTACTTCTCTCCATACGTGGATCTTGCCGCTGCCCAGCGACAAAAGCGGCGGGTTTTGCGACGCATGCTTGAGTGTGGTTTCATCACCAAAGAAGAATACGAGGAGGCTGTAGCTACCCCTGTGGTCCTCTCGGGTCTTGAGCGACGAGCCTCAATCTGCCCCTATTTTCTCGACTACCTTATTAAAGAGCTTCGCGCCAACGGCTTTGAGGACCAGCAGATTTTCAGCGGAGGCCTTAAGGTGTACACAACTCTCGACACAGACATTCAGAAAATAGCTAACGATGCTCTTGCAAAAAGCGGGTACCAAGGAGCGATTCTCTGCATCGACCCTAAAAATGGATACATCAAGGCCATGGTCGGAGGACGAAACTACGAAGAGAGTAAGTTCAACCGAGCGACCCAGGCATACCGGCAACCTGGGTCCACCTTCAAGCCCTTCATATACGCTGCCGCCCTGGACAGCGGTTTCACTCCAAGCACAGTCCTTGTCGATGAACCTCTCGAGTTCCCAAATGGATGGAAACCCCAAAACTACGAACGAATCTTTCGGGGGCCTATGACCCTGCGAGAGGCTTTGGAGAAATCGGTCAACATCATTGGCATCAAGCTCCTTCAAGAGACTGGCATCGACAAGGTCATTCAGTACGCCAAAAGAATGGGAATTCGAAGTCCTCTGAGGCGCGATCTCTCTCTTGCCCTCGGCACTTCAGAGGTCACTCTTCTGGAACTCACCACAGCCTATGCCGCCTTCGCAAATAGCGGTATGGTCCCCGAGCCCATGGCCATCCTACGGGTAGAGGATGCAGAAGGGCGCATCCTCTACGAGCGAACGCCAACTCTCCGGAGAGCCCTGTCTCCAGAAACAGCGTACATCATGGCACGCCTTCTTCAGGGGGTCGTTGAGCGAGGAACAGGTCGAAGAGCAGCTATCGGAAGGCCAGTAGGAGGGAAAACCGGTACAACAGAGGATTTCATCGATGCCTGGTTTGTAGGATTCACACCGGACCTTGTGTGTGGGGTATTTCTCGGCAACGATGACCGAAAGCCCTTAGGACCCCAGAAAACCGGAGGGATAATCGCTGCACCGATTTTTGCTCAGGTCATGAAAGAAGCCCTAAAGAATGTTCCCCCCCACGACTTCACCCAACCTGAGGGAATCGTGGAGGTTGAGGTTTGCGCCAAGACAGGACTTCTTCCCTCTCCCTCCTGCAAAAAACTCGCCCTTCCCTTCAAAAGAGGAACAGCTCCAAGCACCCTCTGCACATCGTGTCCGTAG
- a CDS encoding endonuclease MutS2, whose amino-acid sequence MKVSQKILTSFEYDRILELLATFCTCPATEEKARNLSFLPKETLPTYLEMIRELRDLLRFDGDIPFGEFPDIRPLLRVLAIPGSRLSLEEAKKMHRFLLMSCDIRHFVEERKLSEKYPLLSSWYFQRVRDFSGILRHFDRIFSKDGQILDTASERLWNIRRKREDLRAKIEDTLHRMLQDSRIARCLQEPFFTVRKGRYVLPVKSQFRGVIKGLVVDYSSSGSTLFIEPWSVAELTGELEALAALEEEEIARILSSLTERLRPHAQALQETFASLVELDLARAKVKLGERWRGCIPKVGGEILSIRGGRHPLLGDQAVPFDLEVPQKQSTVLVSGPNGGGKTVLVKTIALLVTLTFCGIPAPLGEGSSIPLYEHLFVDVGDHQDLESSLSTFTSRMVFWRDALKEAGPTSLFLIDELGAGTDPNEGAALGIAFLEYLQERGVTCIATTHLPALREYALRSPRVLPASLSFDPETLKPTYRLVVGCVEGSYGITIAERVGIPQDIVQRALCFLRKEEVELNELLIALSKEKEKAEELRRELEQELLKVQREKEEVAFLRKTLEGERRNLKRILREEVETYLREKEKEISRLVGELRKAKELDDEKYRELRTILAEGQRYLDSFKEEPEPAEEFHEGDVVFVDPLGQGVVLSVDTKRGEVLVAVGDRRVRVTPNRLRRSAEPLPQSTPSVVVTPFLPKERISNEVTIRALRADEALLVLEKYLDRAVLAGFKTVYIIHGKGEGKLRQVTHEFLRNHPHVEDFRLGRPEEGGLGVTVVTLRG is encoded by the coding sequence ATGAAGGTTTCTCAGAAGATACTCACGAGTTTTGAGTACGATAGAATTCTCGAGCTCCTTGCCACCTTTTGCACCTGTCCAGCGACTGAGGAGAAAGCCCGAAATCTCTCCTTCCTCCCAAAGGAAACTCTTCCCACGTACCTTGAAATGATCCGGGAACTCCGAGACCTCCTTCGTTTTGATGGCGATATCCCCTTTGGAGAGTTCCCGGATATCCGTCCTCTGCTTAGGGTTCTTGCTATTCCCGGAAGCCGCTTGTCCCTCGAGGAAGCAAAAAAGATGCATCGGTTCCTCCTCATGTCCTGCGACATACGTCACTTTGTGGAGGAGAGAAAACTCAGTGAAAAGTATCCGCTCCTTTCTTCCTGGTATTTCCAAAGAGTTCGGGACTTCTCGGGGATTCTGCGCCACTTCGACCGGATTTTCTCAAAGGATGGGCAGATTCTCGATACGGCCAGTGAAAGGCTCTGGAACATCAGGAGAAAGAGGGAAGATCTCAGGGCAAAGATCGAAGATACCCTCCACCGTATGCTCCAGGATTCCAGAATTGCGCGGTGCCTTCAAGAACCTTTCTTCACGGTACGAAAGGGAAGATACGTCCTTCCGGTAAAATCCCAGTTCCGGGGGGTAATCAAGGGGCTTGTCGTTGACTATTCTTCGAGTGGGTCCACGCTTTTCATCGAACCCTGGTCGGTGGCAGAGCTCACGGGAGAACTTGAGGCCCTTGCGGCCCTTGAAGAGGAAGAGATTGCCCGAATTTTGTCCTCTTTAACGGAGCGGTTGCGACCTCACGCACAGGCTCTTCAGGAGACCTTTGCATCCCTTGTGGAGCTCGATCTTGCCAGAGCGAAGGTGAAGCTTGGGGAACGGTGGAGGGGGTGCATCCCAAAGGTAGGAGGGGAGATTCTTTCTATTCGTGGTGGTCGACATCCTCTCCTTGGGGATCAAGCAGTGCCCTTCGACCTTGAGGTTCCTCAAAAGCAGAGCACAGTTTTGGTGAGCGGTCCAAATGGTGGAGGCAAAACAGTACTCGTGAAGACCATTGCTCTTCTTGTGACGCTCACTTTCTGCGGTATCCCTGCCCCTCTCGGGGAAGGCTCCTCTATTCCCCTCTATGAACATCTCTTCGTCGACGTAGGGGACCACCAGGATCTTGAGAGTAGCCTGAGTACCTTCACCTCCCGCATGGTGTTCTGGCGCGATGCCCTCAAGGAGGCAGGGCCGACGAGCCTCTTTTTGATTGATGAACTCGGAGCTGGAACAGACCCCAACGAAGGAGCAGCGCTTGGCATAGCGTTTCTTGAGTACCTGCAGGAGCGGGGTGTTACTTGCATTGCCACCACTCACCTTCCTGCGCTTCGCGAGTACGCCCTTCGCTCTCCAAGAGTCCTTCCTGCCTCCCTTTCCTTTGACCCTGAGACCCTTAAGCCTACGTATCGCCTTGTTGTGGGCTGCGTTGAGGGGAGTTACGGCATCACCATTGCTGAGAGAGTTGGGATTCCCCAGGACATCGTGCAAAGGGCCCTCTGTTTTCTCCGGAAAGAAGAGGTCGAACTCAACGAACTTTTGATTGCTCTTTCCAAAGAGAAGGAGAAGGCAGAAGAACTCCGCCGCGAACTTGAACAAGAACTCCTGAAGGTACAGCGAGAAAAGGAGGAAGTGGCATTCCTTCGAAAGACTCTTGAAGGGGAACGTCGTAACTTGAAGAGGATTCTCCGTGAGGAAGTGGAGACCTACCTCAGGGAAAAGGAGAAGGAAATTTCCCGTCTCGTAGGGGAATTGCGAAAGGCAAAAGAGCTCGACGACGAGAAGTACCGAGAGCTCCGCACCATCCTTGCCGAGGGACAGAGGTACCTTGACTCTTTCAAGGAAGAGCCAGAGCCAGCGGAGGAATTCCATGAGGGGGATGTGGTTTTTGTCGACCCTTTGGGGCAAGGCGTGGTCCTTTCAGTAGATACAAAGAGAGGGGAAGTTCTTGTTGCTGTTGGTGACCGGAGGGTGAGGGTTACCCCAAATCGTTTGCGACGGAGCGCAGAGCCTCTGCCCCAGAGTACTCCATCTGTGGTTGTTACCCCGTTTCTCCCGAAGGAGCGCATTTCCAACGAAGTGACTATTCGGGCCCTTCGAGCAGATGAAGCTCTTCTTGTGCTCGAAAAGTACCTCGATCGAGCAGTTCTTGCGGGGTTCAAGACCGTATACATTATCCATGGGAAAGGAGAAGGAAAGCTTCGTCAGGTTACCCACGAGTTCCTCCGAAATCATCCCCACGTGGAGGATTTCCGGCTCGGTAGGCCCGAGGAGGGAGGCCTTGGGGTGACGGTGGTGACGCTACGGGGGTAA
- a CDS encoding CvpA family protein — MNDWYTLLCFAILAISAARSALRGFSKEFLVFIGLICGLLLGLRYYEEVVAFFRLRFGWESPWLGLVSFFLFFLPIVMVFSFFGIRLRRVFERLDILWVDALLGFFVGLLKGMLWVLIITVFVANVAYLRFLEEGIARSRFYKNFTLPAIEYVDRFVSQFPQIAFLRPWLAKGAALQNEGFSEDTHEF; from the coding sequence ATGAATGACTGGTACACACTTCTTTGCTTTGCCATTCTGGCCATCAGTGCAGCACGCAGTGCTCTTCGAGGCTTTAGCAAGGAATTCCTGGTCTTCATAGGTCTTATATGTGGATTGCTTCTCGGTCTCAGGTACTACGAAGAGGTGGTTGCCTTTTTCCGTCTCCGCTTCGGGTGGGAAAGCCCATGGCTTGGGTTGGTGAGCTTCTTCCTCTTCTTCCTCCCCATCGTTATGGTCTTTTCGTTCTTTGGTATCCGTCTCCGGCGAGTCTTTGAACGTCTTGACATTCTCTGGGTAGATGCCCTTTTAGGGTTCTTCGTCGGGCTTTTGAAGGGAATGCTTTGGGTTCTCATCATAACTGTTTTCGTGGCCAATGTGGCATACCTCCGTTTCCTCGAAGAAGGAATCGCTCGTTCCCGCTTCTACAAAAACTTTACGCTTCCGGCTATAGAGTACGTGGATCGCTTTGTCAGTCAATTCCCCCAGATTGCTTTCCTGAGACCCTGGCTTGCTAAGGGAGCGGCACTCCAAAATGAAGGTTTCTCAGAAGATACTCACGAGTTTTGA